One window of Vitis riparia cultivar Riparia Gloire de Montpellier isolate 1030 chromosome 5, EGFV_Vit.rip_1.0, whole genome shotgun sequence genomic DNA carries:
- the LOC117915232 gene encoding uncharacterized protein LOC117915232 has protein sequence MDLDYALREDRPPDLTSASTTEQRAAMEKWERSNHMSLMIMKHSILEAIKGAIPEETRAKTFLDQIANQFVANEKVETNTILSKLVSMRYKGKENIREYIMEMSNLVTKIKALKLELSQDILMHLVLISLPTQFSPFKISYNTQKKKWTLNELIAQCVQEEERLKQEKIESAHLASTS, from the coding sequence ATGGATTTGGACTATGCATTGAGAGAGGATCGCCCTCCAGACCTTACTAGTGCCAGCACTACTGAGCAAAGAGCtgctatggaaaaatgggagcgaTCCAATCACATGAGCCTAATGATAATGAAACACTCAATTCTAGAAGCTATAAAGGGTGCAATACCTGAGGAAACCCGAGCCAAGACATTCTTGGACCAGATAGCAAACCAATTTGTTGCAAATGAAAAGGTTGAGACAAAcactattcttagtaagcttgtctcCATGAGATacaaagggaaagagaatataaGGGAGTACATAATGGAAATGTCCAATCTTGTGACTAAAAtcaaggcactaaagttagagttgtcaCAAGACATACTCAtgcacttggtcttgatctctctgcctaCACAATTTAGTCCATTCAAGATTAGTTACaacacacaaaagaaaaaatggactctgaatgagcttattgctcagTGTGTACAAGAGGAGGAGAGATTGAAACAAGAGaagatagaaagtgctcacttggcttccacatctTAG
- the LOC117914180 gene encoding UDP-glycosyltransferase 75C1-like: MGQHHFLIISHPLQGHINPALQLAKCLIRTGAHVTFAVSVSAHRRMPKDPTLPGLTLVPFSDGYDDGLKYSNDHAQHYMSEIKRCGSETLRRITAMSADQGRPVTCLLHTILLTWAAELARSLQVPSALLWIQSATVFTIYYHYFNGYGDVVGDCSNEGSSPIELPGLPILLSSCDIPSFLLSSNIYASLLSTFQEEMEALRQETNPKVLVNTFDALEAEALRAVDKVKLIGIGPLVPSAFLDDNDPSDSSFGGDIFQDPSDCIDWLNSKPKSSVVYVSFGTLCVLSKQQMEKIARALLHSGMPFLWVIRSAPGNGEVEEEKVSCRKELEEKGMIVAWCPQLDVLSHPSLGCFITHCGWNSTLECLASGVPVVAFPQWTDQGTNAKLIEDLWKTGVRVTANEEGIVESEEIKRCLDVVMGRGERGEELRRNAGKWKDLAREAVKDGGSSDYNLKAFLDELGQGSIF, encoded by the coding sequence ATGGGGCAGCACCACTTCCTCATTATATCACATCCACTGCAAGGCCACATCAACCCAGCCCTCCAATTAGCCAAGTGCCTGATCAGAACCGGCGCCCACGTCACATTCGCCGTCTCCGTCTCCGCCCATCGCCGAATGCCCAAAGATCCGACCCTCCCCGGTTTAACCCTAGTCCCCTTCTCCGATGGCTATGATGATGGGTTAAAGTACTCCAATGATCATGCCCAGCACTATATGTCCGAGATCAAGCGTTGTGGATCAGAAACCCTCAGGCGGATCACTGCAATGAGCGCTGACCAAGGCCGACCAGTTACTTGCTTACTGCACACCATCCTCCTAACCTGGGCGGCAGAACTGGCGCGTAGCCTTCAGGTTCCGTCGGCGCTTCTTTGGATTCAGAGCGCCACTGTTTTCACCATTTACTATCATTACTTCAATGGTTATGGTGATGTGGTTGGAGACTGCAGCAATGAGGGTTCAAGTCCAATTGAGTTACCGGGGCTTCCAATACTGCTGTCTAGCTGTGATATTCCGTCTTTTTTACTCTCTTCAAACATATATGCTTCGTTGCTCTCAACATTTCAAGAGGAAATGGAGGCACTAAGGCAAGAGACGAACCCCAAAGTGCTGGTGAACACCTTCGACGCACTGGAGGCCGAGGCGCTACGAGCTGTGGATAAGGTTAAATTGATTGGAATTGGACCTTTGGTCCCATCTGCTTTCTTGGATGACAACGATCCATCTGATTCTTCTTTTGGAGGAGATATTTTCCAAGATCCGAGTGACTGCATCGATTGGTTGAACTCCAAGCCCAAGTCATCAGTCGTTTATGTGTCGTTTGGGACACTTTGCGTTCTGTCAAAGCAACAAATGGAGAAGATTGCACGTGCTTTGCTACACAGCGGCATGCCTTTCTTGTGGGTCATAAGATCAGCACCCGGAAACGGAGAAGTGGAAGAAGAGAAGGTGAGTTGCAGAAAAGAGTTGGAAGAGAAAGGGATGATAGTGGCTTGGTGTCCTCAGTTGGATGTTTTGTCACATCCATCATTGGGATGTTTCATTACACATTGTGGGTGGAACTCAACGTTAGAGTGCCTAGCTTCTGGGGTTCCAGTTGTAGCATTTCCACAATGGACAGATCAAGGGACCAACGCCAAGCTAATTGAAGATTTGTGGAAGACAGGCGTTCGGGTGACAGCGAATGAGGAGGGAATAGTTGAAAGCGAGGAGATCAAGAGGTGCTTGGATGTCGTCATGGGCCGTGGAGAAAGAGGGGAAGAATTGAGAAGGAATGCTGGGAAATGGAAGGATTTGGCAAGGGAAGCTGTGAAAGATGGTGGATCTTCGGACTACAATCTGAAGGCTTTTTTGGATGAATTGGGACAAGGCAGTATTTTTTAG
- the LOC117915234 gene encoding uncharacterized protein LOC117915234, producing the protein MEESSLTAAPSILDGDNYEIWAVRMIVHLQALDVWEAVEENYEVLPLVANPSVAQMKLYKERNTRKAKAKACLFVVVSPSILIKIMSIDSVAEIWEYLKEEYKGDERIKNMKVMNLIREFEMKKMMESDAIKDYGAQLLSIANKVRLLGKEFSNEKIVQKILVTLPEKYEATISSLENSKDLSTTSLIELLHSLEVAEQRRLMRQGDTVE; encoded by the coding sequence ATGGAGGAGTCAAGTCTCACAGCTGCACCATCAATTCTTGATGGAGACAATTATGAAATTTGGGCTGTTAGAATGATAGTTCATCTACAAGCACTTGATGTTTGGGAAGCAGTGGAAGAAAATTATGAAGTTCTTCCCCTGGTAGCCAATCCAAGTGTGGCTCAAATGAAGTTgtataaagaaagaaatacaagaaAGGCTAAAGCGAAGGCTTGCTTGTTTGTTGTAGTTTCACCATCAATTCTCATAAAAATCATGAGCATTGATTCAGTTGCAGAAATTTGGGAGTATCTCAAGGAGGAATACAAAGGAGATGAAAGAATCAAGAACATGAAGGTGATGAACTTGATtcgagaatttgaaatgaagaaaatgatggagTCTGATGCTATTAAAGACTATGGTGCACAACTTCTTTCAATAGCAAACAAAGTTAGGCTGCTTGGAAAAGAATTTTCCAATGAGAAGATTGTTCAAAAGATATTGGTTACACTTCCTGAGAAATATGAAGCTACAATTTCCTCTTTGGAGAATTCAAAGGATTTGTCAACTACTAGCTTGATAGAATTAttacattccttggaggttgcAGAACAAAGAAGACTCATGAGACAAGGAGATACTGTAGAATGA
- the LOC117915235 gene encoding crocetin glucosyltransferase, chloroplastic-like, protein MAMAPPHFLLVSYPAQGHINPTLRLAKRLIQIGAQVTFVTTVYAQRRMVKPLSVCGLSFAPFSDGYDDGCENKDNLHHVLSEIKRQGTLKLTELVLECADQGRPVACIVYTMIFDWAQEVARRVQVLSAYFWNQATTVFDIYYYYFNGYGDEVRNKSIDPSSSIELPGLEPLFTSRDLPSFLLSSNKLTFVLESFQKNFEALSQDENPKVLLNTFDALEPKALRALDKLKLIGIGPLIPSAFLDAKDPTDISFGGDLFQGSTDYIEWLNSKPKSSVIYISFGSLAILSKPQMEEIACGLLNSDRPFLWVIREPDKGEVKDEEMLGCREELEQRGMIVPWCSQLEVLTHPSLGCFVTHCGWNSTLESMVCGVPVVAFPQGTDQATNAKLITDMWKTGIRVWANEEGTVERDEIKMCLEIVMGDGERAEGLRRNAEKWKELAREAMKNGGISDNNLKAFVDEVGQKL, encoded by the coding sequence ATGGCCATGGCTCCTCCTCACTTCCTCCTTGTCAGCTATCCAGCGCAAGGCCACATCAATCCAACTCTCCGGTTGGCCAAGCGGCTAATACAAATCGGTGCTCAGGTCACCTTTGTCACTACCGTCTATGCCCAACGCCGCATGGTCAAACCGCTGTCTGTTTGTGGATTATCCTTCGCCCCCTTCTCTGATGGCTACGACGATGGGTGTGAAAACAAAGACAATTTACATCACGTTCTGTCAGAGATTAAGCGCCAAGGAACGCTAAAGCTCACTGAGCTCGTGCTGGAATGTGCTGACCAAGGTCGGCCCGTTGCTTGCATAGTGTACACCATGATCTTTGATTGGGCGCAAGAGGTGGCACGTAGGGTTCAGGTTTTATCTGCTTATTTCTGGAATCAAGCGACCACAGTGTTTGACATCTACTACTATTACTTCAATGGTTATGGTGATGAAGTTAGAAATAAAAGCATTGATCCCTCATCGTCCATTGAGCTTCCAGGACTGGAGCCACTGTTCACTAGCCGAGACCTTCCCTCTTTTCTACTGTCTTCAAATAAATTGACTTTTGTTCTCGAATCGTTTCAAAAGAATTTCGAAGCACTTAGCCAAGATGAAAACCCTAAAGTACTGCTAAACACCTTTGATGCATTAGAGCCCAAGGCTTTGCGGGCCTTGGACAAGCTTAAATTGATTGGAATTGGCCCCTTGATCCCATCTGCTTTCTTGGATGCAAAAGATCCAACTGATATTTCTTTCGGAGGGGACCTATTTCAAGGTTCCACTGACTACATAGAATGGTTGAACTCCAAGCCCAAATCATCAGTCATTTACATATCCTTTGGGAGCTTAGCTATTTTGTCAAAGCCGCAAATGGAGGAGATTGCCTGTGGTCTGCTAAATAGTGACCGACCTTTTTTGTGGGTCATAAGAGAACCCGATAAGGGAGAAGTGAAAGATGAAGAAATGCTGGGTTGCAGAGAAGAATTGGAACAGAGAGGGATGATAGTACCTTGGTGTTCCCAATTGGAGGTTTTGACCCATCCATCATTGGGATGTTTTGTGACGCACTGTGGGTGGAATTCAACCTTGGAGAGCATGGTTTGTGGGGTTCCGGTTGTGGCATTTCCCCAAGGGACGGATCAAGCCACCAACGCAAAGCTGATCACGGACATGTGGAAAACTGGCATTCGGGTGTGGGCGAATGAAGAAGGAACGGTTGAACGTGATGAGATAAAGATGTGCTTGGAAATTGTTATGGGAGATGGAGAAAGAGCAGAAGGATTGAGAAGGAATGCTGAGAAATGGAAGGAGTTGGCGAGGGAAGCTATGAAGAATGGTGGAATTTCGGACAATAATCTCAAGGCTTTTGTGGATGAAGTTGGACAAAAATTGTAA